A genomic region of Dactylococcopsis salina PCC 8305 contains the following coding sequences:
- the acsF gene encoding magnesium-protoporphyrin IX monomethyl ester (oxidative) cyclase codes for MSTTVSQPEIKTSMKETLLTPRFYTTDFDAMAEMDLSSQQAELEAMVAEMKADYNCHHFVRTEAFEQSWEHIDGKKREAFLEFLERSCTSEFSGFLLFKEISRKLKGRNQLLADIFHYMARDEARHAGFLNKAMKDFNVTLDLGYLTKHRTYTFFKPEWVIYAVYLSEKIGYWRYITIYRHLEQHPEYEFYPLFQMFESWCQDENRHGDIFKALLRSQPKLWQTWQGRLWARFFLLTVFATHTLTVHEREDFYESLGLDATEFDRHITRKTNETAGRAFPVMLNVDHPEFFQRLETCADRNRKLNEIDNSNAPKWLKQLRKLPLITAIFVDLVRLYFIKPVDAVSEWEAVY; via the coding sequence ATGTCAACGACAGTCTCTCAGCCTGAAATTAAAACCTCGATGAAGGAAACCTTACTCACCCCTCGCTTCTACACCACAGACTTTGACGCGATGGCGGAGATGGATTTATCGAGTCAGCAAGCAGAATTAGAGGCGATGGTGGCGGAAATGAAAGCAGACTATAACTGCCATCATTTTGTGCGAACAGAAGCATTTGAGCAATCTTGGGAGCATATTGACGGAAAAAAACGAGAGGCGTTTTTAGAGTTTTTAGAACGCTCTTGTACCTCAGAATTTTCAGGATTTTTGCTATTTAAGGAAATTTCTCGCAAACTCAAAGGGCGTAACCAGTTGTTAGCGGATATTTTCCACTACATGGCGCGAGATGAAGCGCGACACGCAGGGTTTTTGAATAAAGCGATGAAAGATTTTAATGTCACCCTTGATCTCGGTTATTTAACCAAACATCGCACTTATACCTTTTTTAAGCCAGAATGGGTGATTTATGCGGTGTATTTGTCGGAAAAAATCGGTTATTGGCGGTATATTACGATTTATCGCCATTTAGAACAACATCCCGAATACGAGTTTTATCCACTCTTCCAGATGTTTGAAAGTTGGTGTCAGGATGAGAACCGACATGGTGATATTTTTAAGGCGCTGTTGCGATCGCAGCCCAAATTATGGCAAACTTGGCAGGGTCGCTTATGGGCGCGTTTCTTCCTGCTAACGGTGTTTGCGACTCATACCCTTACCGTCCATGAACGGGAAGATTTTTATGAGTCTCTGGGTTTAGACGCGACAGAGTTTGATCGGCACATCACGCGAAAAACGAATGAAACCGCAGGACGGGCGTTTCCTGTGATGTTAAACGTGGATCATCCTGAATTTTTCCAACGTTTAGAAACCTGCGCCGATCGCAATCGGAAACTTAATGAAATTGACAACAGCAATGCACCGAAATGGTTAAAACAGTTACGGAAATTGCCCTTAATTACTGCAATTTTTGTGGATTTGGTGCGCTTGTATTTCATCAAACCTGTTGATGCAGTCAGTGAATGGGAAGCTGTTTATTAA
- a CDS encoding AGE family epimerase/isomerase: protein MKFPDRASQSVIKNYRQKYEQELLENVIPFWEKHSPDVKNGGYFNCLDQDGKIYDRTKHIWLQGRQVWIFSKFYREIEQKSNWLKIAQLGADFLQNHAIRDDRRVYFSLTAEGKPVYLQRKIFSECFYIMALAAFSRASEQPKLLQEAKRELEKVWEFAEDFTKVGRENYSGETPRQSLAVPMILLNLIEEVAGEETNNYQREIEDCIRRLYLHIHPENQTVYETVTPEGNLIESSEGRLLNPGHAIEAGWFLQHWAQKFGRKDWEKSAIEMIRWSFQRGWDQKYGGIYYFLDADGYSPTPLEWFMKLWWVHCEAIYGNLLNFSLTRAETDWKAFVEVDAYSFQHFPDPDYGEWFGYLDRTGEVSHRFKGGPYKGCFHVARSLWLSCQILQKLEKSSLKPKSGFTPAQILA, encoded by the coding sequence ATGAAGTTTCCCGATCGAGCCAGTCAATCTGTAATTAAAAACTACCGTCAAAAGTACGAACAAGAATTATTAGAAAACGTCATTCCCTTTTGGGAAAAACATTCTCCAGACGTAAAAAACGGAGGCTATTTTAACTGTTTAGATCAAGACGGCAAGATTTACGATCGAACGAAACATATTTGGTTACAAGGCAGACAAGTTTGGATATTTAGTAAATTTTATCGAGAAATTGAACAAAAATCTAACTGGTTAAAAATTGCTCAGTTAGGCGCAGACTTTTTACAAAATCATGCCATTCGAGACGATCGGCGCGTTTATTTTTCCCTAACCGCAGAAGGAAAACCCGTTTATTTGCAAAGAAAGATTTTTTCTGAATGCTTTTATATTATGGCTTTAGCCGCGTTTTCTCGTGCCAGTGAGCAACCCAAACTCCTCCAAGAAGCGAAACGAGAATTAGAAAAAGTCTGGGAATTTGCTGAAGATTTTACCAAAGTAGGAAGAGAAAATTATTCGGGAGAAACGCCTCGTCAAAGTTTAGCTGTTCCCATGATTTTATTAAACTTAATTGAAGAAGTCGCAGGAGAAGAAACCAACAATTATCAGCGCGAAATTGAAGATTGTATCCGTCGTTTATATTTACATATTCATCCCGAAAATCAAACCGTTTATGAAACCGTTACCCCAGAAGGAAACTTAATTGAGAGTAGCGAAGGAAGATTATTAAATCCAGGACACGCGATCGAAGCGGGTTGGTTTTTACAACATTGGGCGCAAAAATTCGGCAGAAAAGATTGGGAGAAAAGCGCGATCGAAATGATTCGCTGGTCATTTCAACGAGGTTGGGATCAAAAATACGGCGGTATCTATTACTTTTTAGATGCAGACGGCTATAGTCCCACCCCTTTAGAATGGTTTATGAAACTCTGGTGGGTGCATTGTGAGGCGATTTATGGGAATCTTTTAAACTTCTCCTTAACGAGAGCCGAAACCGACTGGAAAGCCTTTGTGGAAGTAGATGCTTATAGCTTTCAACATTTCCCTGATCCCGACTATGGCGAATGGTTTGGTTATCTCGATCGCACTGGTGAAGTCAGCCATCGGTTTAAAGGCGGACCTTATAAAGGCTGTTTCCATGTTGCTCGATCGTTGTGGTTAAGTTGTCAAATATTACAGAAATTAGAAAAATCATCACTAAAACCCAAATCAGGCTTTACACCAGCCCAAATTCTGGCATGA
- a CDS encoding type II toxin-antitoxin system HicB family antitoxin, giving the protein MKLQIILEPSDEGGYTVFVPSLPGCISEGDDINEALANIQEAIALYLEPVS; this is encoded by the coding sequence ATGAAGTTACAAATTATCCTTGAACCAAGCGACGAAGGCGGATATACCGTGTTTGTTCCTTCTCTCCCGGGTTGTATCAGTGAAGGAGACGATATTAATGAGGCTTTAGCCAATATTCAAGAAGCGATCGCCCTTTACCTTGAACCAGTTTCGTAG
- a CDS encoding flotillin family protein has product MSAIITLLILMFGGAGTIALVIKNLYYICQPSEILIFAGSRQSVTGDKTVGYRLVKGGSSIRKPLLEKVFRMKLTNMIIELKVTNAYSKGGIPLKVDGVANIKVAGEEPMIHNAIERLLGKTQQQIEKIAQQTLEGNLRGVLASLTPEQVNEDKMAFVRSLLDEAEDDLQKLGLVLDNLQIQNISDDVNYLNSIGRKQRADLLRDARIAEARTKTESALQAAENKKNTSLRQVEAKTAKVRAEADRRLQDALTQREAGIAEAESEIAAEVARTQAELAVQRERRKQVEKQLQADVVAPAEADCQRAQADAKGQAASIIEDGKAQAEGLRSLAKSWNAAGENAREIFLFQKLEPLLSSMVSTVPEIDVQKVTVIDPANGGNATKLAAFMEQLQETTGIDLPGVVERLGNNREAKPQEEEQ; this is encoded by the coding sequence ATGAGTGCAATTATTACCCTACTGATTTTAATGTTTGGCGGCGCTGGGACGATCGCCCTTGTGATTAAAAACCTATATTACATTTGTCAGCCTAGCGAAATTCTGATTTTTGCTGGTAGTCGTCAATCAGTAACAGGAGACAAAACCGTTGGTTATCGCTTAGTGAAGGGAGGAAGCAGCATTCGTAAGCCTTTGTTAGAAAAAGTGTTTCGGATGAAGCTAACCAACATGATCATCGAGTTAAAAGTTACCAACGCTTATTCTAAAGGCGGGATTCCCTTAAAAGTCGATGGGGTTGCCAACATTAAAGTCGCTGGGGAAGAACCGATGATCCACAACGCGATCGAGCGGTTATTGGGAAAAACCCAACAACAAATCGAAAAAATCGCTCAACAAACTCTAGAAGGGAATCTCAGAGGCGTTCTTGCCAGTTTAACCCCTGAACAAGTCAACGAAGACAAAATGGCATTTGTGCGGAGTCTCCTGGATGAAGCCGAAGATGACTTGCAAAAATTAGGATTAGTATTAGATAACTTGCAAATTCAGAACATCTCTGATGATGTTAATTATCTCAACTCGATCGGGCGTAAACAAAGAGCAGACTTATTACGAGATGCCCGCATTGCCGAAGCCAGAACTAAGACAGAATCAGCATTACAAGCCGCAGAAAACAAGAAAAATACCTCTCTGCGTCAAGTAGAAGCAAAAACCGCCAAAGTTCGCGCCGAAGCCGATCGCCGCCTCCAAGATGCCCTCACCCAGAGAGAAGCGGGAATCGCCGAAGCAGAGTCAGAAATTGCCGCAGAAGTGGCGCGCACCCAAGCCGAATTAGCCGTACAACGGGAACGACGGAAGCAAGTAGAAAAGCAACTACAAGCAGATGTAGTCGCCCCAGCAGAAGCAGACTGTCAACGCGCCCAAGCGGATGCAAAAGGACAAGCGGCGAGTATTATTGAGGATGGGAAAGCCCAAGCAGAAGGTTTAAGAAGTCTAGCAAAATCTTGGAATGCAGCGGGCGAGAATGCCAGAGAAATCTTTTTATTCCAGAAACTTGAGCCATTGTTATCCAGTATGGTGAGTACCGTTCCCGAAATTGATGTTCAGAAAGTGACTGTCATCGATCCCGCCAATGGGGGAAATGCGACAAAACTGGCGGCTTTTATGGAACAATTGCAAGAAACCACTGGCATTGATCTGCCCGGTGTGGTGGAACGTCTTGGTAATAATCGGGAAGCCAAACCTCAAGAAGAGGAACAATAA
- a CDS encoding LapA family protein, which translates to MRILNFVVIFASGLALVLFSIENTGLTTIQVIPGYQVQAPLAIELILAMGIGATLAWLYMIWSRLTYQISSFGKERELKKKEKEIETLSQDLENYKIQLEDQQKRLPQGEETSEVKNSNES; encoded by the coding sequence ATGCGTATTCTAAATTTTGTTGTCATTTTCGCCAGTGGTTTAGCATTAGTGCTGTTTAGTATTGAAAATACAGGGTTAACAACCATTCAAGTAATTCCAGGGTATCAAGTGCAAGCGCCCCTTGCTATCGAATTAATTTTAGCCATGGGAATTGGTGCAACTCTAGCCTGGTTGTATATGATTTGGAGTCGTCTGACCTATCAAATTTCTAGTTTCGGGAAGGAACGAGAATTAAAGAAGAAAGAGAAAGAAATCGAAACCTTAAGTCAAGACCTGGAAAACTATAAAATTCAATTAGAAGACCAACAGAAGCGTCTTCCACAAGGAGAGGAAACTTCAGAAGTAAAGAATAGTAATGAATCCTGA
- a CDS encoding HNH endonuclease family protein: protein MQSKNKNFLLESLENYNSSYLVNIDELTIEHIMPQKLTKGWKESLGDNWQEIHKKYLHTLGNLSLTAKNRELSNNSWEEKQAIDYKESKLKLSFKLDRGSKWGEKEILDRAKRLAQDAMSIWKYPTTKYEKIKPDE, encoded by the coding sequence ATACAATCAAAGAACAAAAATTTCTTATTAGAATCCCTAGAAAATTATAATTCATCATACTTAGTCAATATTGATGAATTGACGATCGAGCATATTATGCCACAAAAATTAACTAAAGGATGGAAAGAAAGTCTCGGAGATAATTGGCAAGAAATTCACAAAAAATATTTACATACTTTAGGAAATCTCAGTTTAACGGCAAAAAACAGAGAACTCTCGAATAATTCTTGGGAAGAGAAACAAGCAATTGATTATAAAGAAAGTAAATTAAAACTTAGTTTTAAGCTCGATCGCGGTAGTAAATGGGGAGAGAAAGAGATACTAGATCGAGCTAAACGATTGGCACAAGATGCAATGTCAATCTGGAAATATCCTACAACAAAATATGAAAAAATTAAACCAGATGAGTAG
- a CDS encoding segregation/condensation protein A — protein sequence MNPDPNSSAVEQETANAAITLLIDLAQRGEIEPWDVDVIKVIDRFFQDLNQLNWHQESLPQSGQAFLWASMLISLKADTLKALGEESEPAPEPDSEIEEEAATKRLPQKLEHQIRRRGSAPPPKKRRVTLSELITQLQDLAAQIETDAATPPSRRSRSPSKRETAQMISHLAHNENLTELATELEQFLMARLGLQEKESHRMSLEELTQWWEQEKEETNEKASRVGIFWALLLLSAQSKVELSQAEFYQDLNLRITFSDG from the coding sequence ATGAATCCTGATCCCAATTCGTCGGCGGTAGAACAAGAAACCGCTAACGCAGCGATTACACTTTTAATTGATCTCGCCCAACGGGGAGAAATCGAGCCTTGGGATGTAGATGTGATTAAGGTGATCGATCGCTTTTTTCAGGATTTAAATCAATTAAATTGGCATCAAGAAAGTTTACCCCAATCTGGACAAGCATTTTTATGGGCTTCCATGCTCATTTCACTGAAAGCTGATACCTTAAAAGCCCTTGGGGAAGAGTCAGAACCTGCGCCAGAACCAGATTCGGAAATAGAGGAGGAAGCAGCAACCAAAAGACTACCGCAAAAATTAGAGCATCAAATTCGCCGTCGGGGGAGCGCCCCCCCTCCCAAAAAACGGCGAGTGACGCTTTCTGAGTTGATTACTCAACTACAAGACTTAGCCGCTCAAATTGAAACCGATGCGGCAACCCCCCCCTCCCGTCGATCGCGCTCTCCCTCCAAACGAGAAACAGCGCAAATGATTTCCCATCTGGCTCACAACGAAAACTTGACCGAACTCGCAACTGAGTTAGAACAATTTTTGATGGCAAGATTGGGTTTACAGGAAAAAGAATCGCACCGGATGAGTTTAGAAGAATTAACCCAATGGTGGGAACAAGAAAAAGAAGAAACAAATGAAAAAGCCAGTCGCGTCGGTATCTTCTGGGCTTTACTATTGCTTTCAGCACAATCCAAGGTGGAATTATCTCAAGCGGAATTTTATCAAGACTTGAACTTAAGGATTACTTTCTCAGATGGTTAG
- a CDS encoding flotillin family protein, translated as MVQQQQQTERQGETVTEVASSPIFAQTNNSNSFGSSVTIALIIFVVIVMIGAINSLVQICDPNKILIISGRKYKRKDGQEMGYRVIYGGRTFRIPILEQVETMDLTTMPVPIEVTNAYAKGGTPLNIQAIANVKISGDWSLVGNAIERFLGRGRAEISRVARETLEGNLRGVVATLTPEQLNEDRLEFAARIANDVSADLAKLGLQLDTLKIQSVSDEVDYLNSIGRRQIATIVRDAEIAESNAVAEAEQVEADCDRESEVAETQTRTAIQEKENELRRVTAEVEKEARVEEERTTMAAQEAKARAQQELQAVRAEMEKARLEVDQVLPAQAQQQADELKAKGKAAKVAEDTKASAQVNEMLAQIWEETGVDASELFLVQQMEMILKQAAKVPHRLHLGDVTVIDNGDGKAIASLSNAYPEMIRQFLQQSEQTLGITLAGKRKSETEATEEENA; from the coding sequence ATGGTTCAACAGCAACAGCAAACAGAAAGACAAGGGGAAACAGTAACAGAAGTTGCTTCTTCTCCTATTTTTGCCCAAACTAATAATAGTAATAGTTTTGGTAGTAGTGTTACGATCGCGCTCATTATTTTTGTGGTTATTGTAATGATTGGCGCGATTAATAGCCTAGTCCAAATTTGTGATCCGAATAAAATTCTAATTATTTCTGGTCGTAAATATAAACGCAAAGACGGACAAGAAATGGGATATCGAGTGATTTATGGTGGGCGCACTTTTAGGATTCCCATTTTAGAACAAGTGGAAACAATGGATTTAACCACAATGCCAGTTCCCATTGAAGTTACCAATGCTTATGCGAAAGGGGGAACGCCTCTGAATATTCAAGCCATTGCTAATGTTAAAATTTCGGGTGATTGGTCGTTAGTGGGAAATGCGATCGAGCGGTTTTTAGGACGCGGTAGAGCAGAGATTTCCCGTGTTGCTAGAGAAACCCTAGAAGGAAACTTAAGAGGCGTTGTCGCCACTCTCACCCCCGAACAATTGAACGAAGATCGCCTCGAATTTGCTGCCCGTATTGCCAATGATGTCAGTGCCGATTTAGCGAAACTAGGATTACAATTAGACACCCTAAAAATTCAAAGTGTCTCTGATGAAGTGGATTATCTCAACTCGATCGGGCGCCGACAAATTGCGACAATTGTTCGTGATGCAGAAATCGCCGAATCCAACGCTGTCGCCGAAGCTGAACAAGTAGAAGCAGACTGCGATCGGGAATCGGAAGTCGCCGAAACTCAAACTCGCACCGCCATCCAAGAAAAAGAAAACGAACTGCGACGAGTAACCGCCGAAGTGGAAAAAGAAGCGAGAGTGGAAGAAGAACGCACCACAATGGCAGCCCAAGAAGCAAAAGCAAGGGCGCAGCAGGAATTACAAGCCGTGAGGGCAGAAATGGAAAAAGCCCGTCTAGAAGTGGATCAAGTGTTACCAGCACAAGCGCAACAACAAGCAGACGAACTGAAAGCGAAAGGAAAAGCGGCAAAAGTTGCAGAAGATACGAAAGCCTCAGCGCAAGTTAATGAAATGTTAGCGCAAATTTGGGAGGAAACTGGGGTTGATGCCTCAGAATTGTTCCTTGTGCAACAGATGGAAATGATCTTAAAACAAGCGGCGAAAGTTCCCCATCGTCTGCATTTAGGGGATGTCACCGTAATTGATAACGGAGACGGAAAAGCGATCGCGTCTCTGTCTAACGCTTATCCAGAGATGATTCGCCAGTTTTTACAACAATCCGAACAAACGCTGGGGATTACGCTTGCTGGAAAAAGAAAATCAGAAACAGAAGCAACGGAGGAAGAAAACGCATGA
- the pyk gene encoding pyruvate kinase produces the protein MELQNSSRRTKIVATVGPATLKPDVLRDLIKAGATTLRLNFSHGTQEDHQSSIRLIRQTAFELNQPVAILQDLQGPKIRLGKFENGSITLAKGDPFILTSHPMTGTQEKSYVSYDLLAEEVPAGATILLDDGRVEMQVEAVYPEKKEVHGRVVVGGELSNNKGVNFPGVYLSVRALTDKDRRDLMFGLDQGVDWIALSFVRNPQDVLEIKEIISSAGKSVPVIAKIEKHEAIEQMEAVLSLCDGVMVARGDLGVELPAEDVPILQKRLIQTANRLGIPVITATQMLDSMANNARPTRAEVSDVANAILDGTDAVMLSNETAVGKYPVEAVATMARIADRMEREKPTPSDKLDTTRTIPNAISSAVSQISRQLDAAAIMTLTKTGATARNVSKFRPQTPILAVTPHVDVARQLQLVWGVNPLLVLDLPSTGQTFKAALNVAQEKGLVSDGDLVVMTAGTLQGVAGSTDLIKVEVVTAVLGRGVGIGHGTVSGRARVAKSAREAGNFRPGEILVVPHTDADYVEAIRKATGIITEEGNLTSHAAVIGLRLGIPVIVGFEGATQTIREGAILTLDSQRGLVFSGAVSAGGQFNENAGTGVPLPS, from the coding sequence ATGGAACTGCAAAATTCATCCCGTCGAACGAAAATTGTTGCTACCGTTGGTCCTGCAACCCTAAAACCTGATGTGTTGAGAGACTTAATTAAAGCTGGCGCGACCACCCTGCGGCTCAATTTTTCTCATGGAACGCAAGAAGATCACCAAAGTAGCATTCGTTTAATTCGTCAAACCGCCTTTGAATTAAATCAACCGGTGGCGATTCTACAAGATTTACAAGGACCGAAAATTCGCTTAGGCAAATTTGAAAACGGTTCGATTACCCTTGCTAAAGGTGATCCATTTATTTTGACCAGTCATCCCATGACCGGAACCCAAGAAAAAAGTTATGTCAGTTATGACTTATTAGCGGAGGAAGTTCCCGCCGGCGCAACCATTTTGTTAGATGATGGTCGGGTGGAGATGCAGGTAGAGGCGGTTTATCCAGAGAAAAAAGAAGTTCATGGTCGCGTGGTTGTGGGAGGTGAGCTTTCTAATAATAAAGGGGTGAATTTTCCAGGAGTTTATTTGTCGGTTCGTGCTTTAACTGACAAAGATCGTCGCGATTTGATGTTTGGCTTAGATCAAGGGGTAGATTGGATCGCGTTGAGTTTTGTCCGTAATCCCCAAGATGTTTTAGAGATTAAAGAGATTATTTCCAGTGCGGGTAAATCGGTTCCCGTTATTGCCAAAATTGAAAAACACGAGGCGATCGAGCAGATGGAAGCGGTGTTATCCCTTTGTGACGGGGTAATGGTGGCTCGTGGGGATTTAGGCGTTGAACTCCCCGCCGAAGATGTTCCCATTCTACAAAAGCGTTTAATTCAAACCGCCAATCGTCTCGGTATTCCCGTCATTACTGCTACTCAAATGTTAGACAGTATGGCAAATAATGCCCGTCCTACCCGTGCAGAAGTTTCCGACGTTGCGAACGCCATTTTAGACGGCACAGATGCGGTGATGCTTTCTAATGAGACGGCGGTGGGGAAATATCCCGTAGAAGCAGTGGCAACCATGGCGCGAATCGCCGATCGCATGGAAAGAGAAAAACCCACGCCCTCAGACAAATTAGATACGACTCGCACGATTCCCAACGCCATTTCCAGCGCCGTGAGTCAGATTTCCCGCCAGTTAGATGCGGCGGCAATTATGACCTTAACCAAAACTGGCGCAACAGCACGAAATGTGTCTAAATTCCGTCCCCAAACCCCAATTTTAGCGGTTACGCCTCATGTGGATGTTGCGCGTCAATTACAACTGGTGTGGGGTGTGAATCCCTTGTTAGTGTTAGATTTGCCTTCAACTGGACAAACCTTTAAAGCCGCGTTAAATGTCGCCCAAGAAAAAGGCTTAGTTTCTGATGGGGATTTAGTGGTAATGACCGCAGGCACATTACAAGGCGTTGCTGGATCAACAGACTTGATTAAAGTGGAAGTCGTAACCGCAGTTTTAGGTCGTGGTGTCGGCATTGGTCACGGAACAGTGAGTGGTCGCGCTCGTGTGGCGAAAAGTGCGCGAGAGGCGGGAAATTTCCGTCCAGGGGAGATTTTGGTTGTTCCCCATACCGATGCGGATTATGTGGAAGCGATTCGCAAAGCAACGGGAATTATTACCGAAGAAGGCAATCTCACCAGCCATGCGGCAGTCATTGGCTTACGTTTGGGCATTCCAGTTATTGTAGGATTTGAAGGGGCAACCCAGACCATTCGAGAAGGTGCAATTTTAACCCTAGATAGTCAGCGCGGTTTAGTCTTTTCTGGTGCGGTTTCCGCCGGTGGACAATTTAACGAAAATGCTGGCACTGGTGTTCCTTTGCCTTCTTAG
- a CDS encoding sugar phosphate nucleotidyltransferase, which yields MKAMILAAGKGTRVRPITYTIPKPLIPILQKPVMEFLLELLRKHGFDEVMVNVSHLAHEIESYFRDGQRFGVDIAYSFEGRIVDGQLVGEALGSAGGIRRIQDFNKFFDDTFVVLCGDALIDLDLTEALKQHKEKGAIATVITKEVPKEKVSSYGVVVTDENNRITAFQEKPSVEEALSTQINTGIYILEPEAIAYIPSGQVYDLGSDLFPKLVERGAPFYSVPMNFQWVDIGKVPDYWHAVRGVLLGEIKNVEIPGKEVAPGVYTGLNVAVNWDKVNITGPVYIGGMTRIEDGANIIGPAMIGPNCWICSGATVKNSVIFEYSRLGPKVRLVDKLVFGRYCVDKTGTTIDVQAAALDWLITDSRQTPPKFELEEQEAIAQLLMGE from the coding sequence ATGAAAGCGATGATTTTGGCGGCAGGGAAAGGAACTCGCGTCCGTCCAATTACCTACACCATTCCTAAACCGTTGATTCCAATTTTACAAAAACCCGTGATGGAGTTCCTACTAGAACTCTTGCGTAAACACGGATTTGATGAGGTAATGGTAAATGTGAGCCATCTTGCCCATGAGATTGAAAGTTATTTCCGTGATGGTCAACGCTTTGGGGTAGATATTGCTTACTCCTTTGAAGGACGCATTGTTGATGGGCAATTAGTGGGAGAGGCTTTAGGCTCTGCTGGTGGCATCCGACGCATTCAGGATTTTAACAAGTTTTTTGATGATACATTTGTTGTCTTGTGTGGGGATGCGCTCATTGACTTGGATTTAACGGAAGCTCTCAAACAACATAAGGAAAAAGGCGCGATCGCGACGGTGATCACAAAAGAAGTGCCAAAAGAGAAAGTTTCCAGTTATGGAGTTGTCGTCACCGACGAAAATAACCGAATCACTGCTTTCCAGGAAAAACCATCGGTAGAAGAAGCACTCAGCACTCAGATCAACACAGGAATTTATATTCTCGAACCAGAAGCCATTGCTTACATCCCCTCTGGTCAAGTGTATGATCTCGGTAGCGATCTATTTCCAAAATTAGTGGAGAGAGGAGCGCCCTTTTATTCCGTTCCCATGAACTTCCAATGGGTTGATATTGGTAAAGTTCCCGATTATTGGCACGCTGTCAGGGGAGTGCTGTTAGGAGAAATCAAAAACGTTGAAATTCCAGGGAAAGAAGTCGCCCCAGGGGTTTACACGGGATTAAATGTCGCCGTCAATTGGGATAAAGTCAACATCACAGGACCCGTTTACATTGGGGGAATGACTCGCATTGAAGATGGCGCAAATATTATCGGACCTGCAATGATCGGACCGAATTGTTGGATTTGTAGCGGCGCAACGGTCAAAAACAGTGTGATTTTTGAATATTCGCGTTTAGGTCCGAAGGTGCGTTTGGTGGATAAACTCGTGTTTGGGCGATATTGTGTGGATAAAACTGGAACCACGATCGATGTGCAAGCGGCTGCTTTAGACTGGTTAATTACCGATTCTCGACAAACCCCGCCAAAATTTGAACTAGAGGAACAAGAGGCGATCGCGCAGTTGCTCATGGGTGAGTAA
- a CDS encoding biliverdin-producing heme oxygenase — translation MSYLAEQLREGTKQSHTASENTAFMKCFLKGVMEKKPFSELIADLYFVYATLEAEMFRHREHSVVGKIYFPELERKQKLEEDLAFYFGENWQEKIVASPAGKVYVDRIKKVSQTQPECLVAHAYVRYLGDLSGGQGLRKIARSAMDLPPDQGTGLHEFDALPNAEAKREFKEKYRNALNSIVVDEETQKAIIEEANYVFKLNRDVFHELEGEIKKSIGDRAFDLLTRQDQPGSTEKAVNSNQLVAN, via the coding sequence ATGAGTTATCTTGCTGAACAACTTCGTGAAGGAACAAAGCAGTCTCACACTGCTTCAGAAAATACCGCATTTATGAAATGCTTTCTGAAAGGGGTAATGGAGAAGAAGCCCTTTTCCGAGTTAATAGCAGATTTATATTTTGTGTATGCGACTTTAGAAGCAGAAATGTTTCGCCATCGGGAACATTCGGTAGTTGGAAAAATTTATTTTCCAGAGTTGGAACGGAAACAGAAGTTAGAGGAAGATTTAGCCTTTTATTTCGGTGAAAATTGGCAAGAAAAAATTGTTGCTTCTCCTGCGGGAAAAGTGTATGTTGATCGGATTAAAAAAGTAAGCCAAACGCAACCAGAATGTTTAGTGGCTCATGCTTATGTGCGCTATCTTGGCGATCTTTCAGGTGGACAAGGTTTAAGAAAAATTGCGCGATCGGCGATGGATTTACCTCCTGATCAAGGAACAGGTTTACATGAATTTGATGCGCTACCCAACGCAGAAGCGAAACGAGAATTTAAGGAAAAATATCGGAATGCTTTAAACTCAATTGTTGTGGATGAAGAAACCCAAAAAGCAATTATTGAGGAAGCAAATTATGTGTTTAAGCTGAATCGAGATGTGTTCCATGAATTAGAAGGAGAGATTAAAAAATCAATTGGCGATCGCGCGTTTGATCTGCTAACTCGCCAAGATCAACCAGGTAGCACTGAAAAAGCAGTGAATAGCAACCAGTTAGTTGCCAATTAG